GAAGTTATCGTCAACTTGATCGCAGCATTGACACCAACTCTCTGACTATAAAGTTTTGCTATCAGGGTtactttcaataaaaaatattcacaaataatttttatttgcaacaGAATCTGCTGAAATCACAGAATCCGTAGAAAATAAGTCAGAAGAAATCGAATTTACGAAGGAAGTTTACGAGGAATTGATAACCACCACCAGTCCACCagaagaaattcaaaatattccaGAATATACGAATCCCTCAATTGATTCAGAGGAAGAACAagacgaagaagaagaaataGACACGGCAAATATTGAAGACTCGAAACcaggtattaaaaaatatactaatttatttaaaataaatatttaatttgaaatttcgattacAGACATGTCTTCAGATGTTTGCCATGTCGATGGAGATTGCGATCAACTTGAAAATCAAAATCTTTCTTCAGAAGTATTATCATTATCTCAGTCAACATTAATTTCTTTTCTGTTTATtattctaattaataattttatgttcaGGATCCCGCCGAAGAATATTCGATACTCAGTTCCTTCGGAACTCAAAACTACTGGGAAACTTTATCCTATTTAGCTTTGACGGCCTTTACCACTTTGCTCTTTTCCCTCGGATACTTTTACATCGAAgtgagttaattatttataataataaaaataaaaatttctaattttacaaaaattacagaattCCAGACGCGATGGACAATTGAttgctaaaataaataaactggaAAAAGAATTATTGATATCCACAAAAGAAAATTCAGTCCTAGATGATTCATTAAAATCAACTAAAACTAgagtaagttaattatttattttaattcaataaatttaatgaatgataataataataataaaaataaattaatagctGGGTTCAATCGAAGACGAGTCATTTGGTTCCAATGAAATGGTTACGTCTCTAAAATCCGAATTAGAAGCAGccaatgtaattattttaatttacaaagtaaaatttactgttaattaaatcatttttaattaataaattaaacagaACACCAAGATGGAGTTGGAGATGCAAATATCAACTTTAGAAAAAGATTTAGAAAGCGCAACAGAAGCTGGCCTAGAATTAGAACGAATGTTAAGAGAAGTACTCGCTTCAAATAGCCAAGAAAATCCGCTGACTAAATCCATCGAAGATTTGCAGACTCGTTTGAATACTCAGCAGACTCTCAATGAGTCTTTGAAAAACGCGCTTTTGCTTAAAACTCaagaggtaaattttttttttttaatttgaataattatgtatatttattttaacatttctCGCCGCAGCATGAATTTGATAAAGCGGAGGTGACTAATAgactttttatttctttatacatttatttatttatgtatttatttatttgagaaatttggtaatttatttattgactagtaaaatatttatttatcatagaATGAGTCTCTGATTATTGAGGTTGCCGGTAtggctaaaaaatatgagcAAGTGGAGGTTGATTTTACTCGAGTGAGTGGACAATTGCAGGAAGTAACTGAAATTAAGAATATGATTGAAGAAAAGATGACgaataaaatgaaagaaattgaaaaaaaattatctgatgtaagtgatatttttttatgttataatTAGAGCCAGGATTTTtactttgatttaaaaataacaattaattattaatgctgtcaaatttttgatattacggcggAAGTATTGgtcgtatcaaaaaatttttcaaataaaagttgttcaaaatttaattttataaaaaaaatgtctcttataatttgtTCTTAGGACcaataagaaagccgtaattttaaaattaagattttcgtaattaacagaaatttgaattactcattatgaatcttaattttggaatcacggtgcaaatattgatcgtataaaaaaatttttcaaataaaagttgttcaaaatttaattttataaaaaaaatgtctcttataattttttcttaggaccaataagaaagccgtaatttcaaaattaagattttcgtaattaacacaaatttgaatcacgcattatgaatcttaattttggaatcacggtgaaaatattggtcgtatcaaaaaatttttcaaataaaagttgttcaaaatttaattttataaaaaaaatgtctcttataattttttcttaggacccataagaaagccgtaatttcaaaattaagattttcgtaattaacagaaatttgaatcactcattatgaatcttaattttggaatcacggtgaaaatattggtcgtatcaaaaaatcgtacgatagattttttttgtaaaattaaatttccaacaacttttgtttgaaaacttttatgataaaaccaatattttcgccgtaacATCAAACATTAGAACcattcatttcaaaattaaggcaaaaatcttgtccttagttacaatttatatcaattaattaattaattatcgtttAATTGACAGGTATCAGCAGAAAAAGTGGCccttcataaaaaattaaaaagaaaagaagtGGAATTAAAAGATTTACTGCAAGTGGTAAAACAATCTAACACTGGTAACATCGATCTTTCAAAATTGTCAGACATATCGCGGATTAAAGCAGAAGCTGATTTGTTGAAAGAAGAAAGAGATGAATTGAAAGCTAAATTGAGTGATGTAGAAGGCGCTCATCAGTTACTTGAAGGtaagtcatttatttaaattaattgttgcTAATTATTGTGGTGAAGAAGGCGGTAGAGtaatctaaaatattttttgtacgtAGAGCATGTGAAGATAATTAACGAAGAAGTTGTGTCATTAAGCGAGCAATGCAAAGTTGCGATGAAGGAAAAAGCTGAGGCTGAAACTCGTTTGGAAGTACTCAGTAAATTCTTTAATGAGAAAGAAGCCGAGCGGCAGAAAGAAGAGTCGATGTGGTTGCAGCAGCAGGGAGAAGTCTCAATTGGTGTTGAGAAATTACAGATGATGCAGagcgaaattcaaaattacaagttaatatttttctatcaataattttaactttaactgcaacagaaatttttatatttaattttttttagacaacaAATAGAGGCACTAAAACGTGAGATATTGGATCAGgaaaaagaatataaaaagcAAATTGCGGATTTAGAGGCTAAATCTCATGAAAACTGGGttggtattttatttatagagcgataatttatgataaatttatttattaatatcaatctTAGGTACGCGCGCGTCAAAATGAACGTCGTCTTGAAGAATCAAAAGCCGAAGCTGGACAGCTGCGTAACAGACTAACGCTCTTAGAGAAGAACTTCAGTGACACTGATTCCGACATAAAAACACATcgtaagtataaatatatttttgtatttaaaagaTTTTCAGTTTGtaaatttgcaatttattttaaattactgattAATGCATGACCTGTTGAACGTTTCGttccttaatttatttatttaaaaaaaaagtaaccgGTACGTATAAAGATGAAATACAAAGCAGATTACTAAAGATAATTCTCAAACAGGGATGGAAACAAACGGGGAGACGGCGACGTCACCGCAATTATTCTTAGGAGCCGAGTCATCAAGCTCGCCGATAATGTTTGGGGGTCCATCGAGTATTCCGCCGCCTCCTTACTTACACGGACCGCCACCTTTGCCACCGTTTATGCACACAATGCCCATGCTGCCAGGATATGACGTAGGGCAACGACCGCCGCCACTCGGTGGCCGTCTATCCTCACCTCCGCCAATGCCACCAGGGCCTCTGCCACCAGGTCCACCTTTGCCACCCAACACCAGTAACAGTAGGTTCAACCATTCAGGTTCCTCGCCGCCATCACCACCAATATCACCCGGTCTTCCATTACCTCATCATCCTCATTCTTCTCATTCTCTACCTCCAGGTCACTATCGTCCCACTCAGCCGCCACCGCCACCGCCGGTTTCCTTTTCCAGTGATCGAATACCGCCGGTACCTCTGCCTTCGATGTTGCCGCCACCAGGACCAGGAGTTCCCCTGCCAAGTCCGTCTTGGAACGACGACAAAATGCCACCTCGTAATAATAATGTCGGGAGTTTTCATCCCTTTCAACGTGACCACCGcgaattaaataacaaaaatttgagtaACGATAAACGCCAGTCAAGCTTTGATCAGCATCGTGACAAGTACTCATGATAAGAGACTAAATATTTCTACGATTTTcctttgataataaaaaaattatttataaaaataatatatacgcAATTatatcttaattaattaattaattatcttcaCATGGCGTTTACTTTTTctggttatttttttactttatctcTGCCGCACGACAAGGACGCAAACGTTTTTCTAAAGTCAGGCAGTTTTGGAGTACTATGGAGGGACATAATAACAACTCCCATGCTATTCACACTATTATTGACAACGAGAATTTAAATGAGTAGcaggttaataaataattgatatcttgattgtttatctttatctttatctttatttttagaataaatgtatgtagtgttaatttattaaagaagTTGGTAATTTAATCAAAGGTGTAATTTAGTGGGTAAATTTGTAATTGGTTTGTAAATTATGTACTTGTTTTcgttgtataaaatatttaattattttatatttgctgTAGGTTCCTTTAAATGCTGCATAGTCTGGGTGCAACATAATGGAtaccataaatattttttaattgtaattgtcATTGTAATAATTCCAGTAGATAGTTaagacattaaaaataaataaaaatctttgtaagaaattatatatcaatttcAGGTGCTCGGCACCTTCCGTAAATGCAAAAATattgagtgtgaatgtagcggATATGAAacagtataaattttgaataaatttaagtaacgaaatttaaaaaatgcgcgttctaatttatcaattatccGAGTAcgcattttttagttttcattcttttcttaaattttatttattcaaagtttaaaaaatttgaattgtcaGGCAAATTCACgctcataaaatattattttattgttaatttatataattgtctaaattttttcttagcacgatgaagaaaaatattttattgtgtgACGAGAGATGAAACGAGACGATTTCAGATTAAGTTTGTGGACTGGAGCCGAAGGCGAGTGCTGCCATCACAAAATTTAAAGGATTCTGAAGccagcagacaattaaaaatttttgaattttttttctgcaaattaattacaaaaaaaatttcaaactgtagcaattatttgatttattttttttttataatttatcgttttgaaaaaaataaaaaaattattagacgtcggttaacttcaATGTCCTGATTTGAAATCGTATTTCATCACtagtcacacaatatactattttataattacctgcattgaaatTTAGTCTGAAGTAGGACACGACAGCTCATTTTTCtgcccaataaaaaaaaaactgattattTGAAACCCGGTAAATTACCtcagtttaaaattaattaattaaattcactaaataaaaactttattgagcTCGTGGTTTCAAGGCaggtgataataaaaatactaaaattgattttaataaataaatgaccgattgttgatgataatttgtgtatgataaaataataataatatatattatttgttattgttatacaaataaaaaaaaataattcaattttgtaattatgtattttagaaaaatttttctcggtATAAGGAATgcaataaatgtatatttatacaatatttatatgaattataattaattaattaattaatttacatttaaatcgaaaatctttaacgatatttttaataatttttaaatttatctagtGGCAGtgcttgtaaaaaaaaaagaaaacaataactatgccaagaaaataacgaaaaatataaagaaaaatacaaGCACTCCGAATATCTTAATCATTAGCCAACGATTGTTGGTGACCGATTGAAAGTATTTGAGGATCTCGGTGTGAGCGGCCTCAACATTTAATTCCGTGTCCTCGATGTTGGTGTCTATCCTGAATTAATgcattaattagtttatttattacagtagacattattgacaaaaactatgtacctgaagttcggaacgtttttcgtgaaacgaaaatcaaaatcaaaatgaaaaataagaaatCTACTGGATCCAGAGTTTTGAAATGTTTCGTACATGCGCTagtatgtcagccgaaaatttcaGGCCACCCCCGACTACTtcttaagcagtcaaattatataaacttttaattttcgttgcgcgaaaaacgttccgatcttcaggtagaTTAAAAACTTTCAATACCTTTCGACCATCTCTTCTTGTTCTTTGACCATGTGAGCCAGTTGCTGAAATATTCCGCCGAGTTCAACGATTGTTGACTCAATATTCTGCATAGTTTCTGCTCTAGACATCACATAGGAATCCTAGAACATAATTTACCGTCTGTTTAtcaaatcaattatttcatcaaCCCGCAGATGTCgacaaaatttcataattaaaatcaataaactaATTAAGAAAATCATTAGACTGTTATTTGATTCGGAAGTCcacagacaattaataattttcgtatttttaaatttcccgctatagtaatttgaaatttaaaaaaaggaagttattggtttcagtctgattttcggaaatttagtttttgtttttaattcatcgcttttaaaaaaataaaaaaattattagacgtcggctaacttgagcgtcatactatttttatgaattataaaataaaaacaaaccgTATCATCTCTCATTGCTTGTTGCATCATCATTTGACCCATAGGTTCAATATTTACACTGACAGTATTGCTTCTATTATCCTGTTCTTCAAGGAGCAGTGAGCTCTGATGTCCACCAGTTAATGGTAACTTTGTATTTACACGGCCTTGGGTAAATTGCTGTCTTCTATTTTGCTCTTCTctcatattctaaaaattaattaccaataaaattagtgtacctgaagattggaacgttttctgcacaacgaaaaaaaaaaaaaattggaaagtaaaaaatctactgaatAACtagattttagaaattttgcgCATATAAATGCTggtatgtcagccgaaaatcttCGGCCAACCCCAACTTCTGGAACCACCTCTTAAGCAGACaaattacatgaatttttttcattttcgttgcgcgataaacgttctgatcttcacttacattaaaattaattatttaatccatTAGTACTAAAATATGAGTgtcaatgtagcagacattagagaaattttaaattattaataaacagagtaaataataaatgaaataaaatttataaaaaattcgcatataaaaaattttgaaattaagtgcattttttataaatattttttttttaattatttactccgtttatttgtaattttaaatttttctgatgtctgctacattcacattcatctaaaaaaaagttttacagttaattgataattgataatttatgataCATACTTCAGATCGTACTTCAAGTACATTCTTAAAGTGATTAGACATATTAGCAAGCTTTGACTGGAGTGTAACGACCACTGATGAAGAATGTGATGCTATGTGATGACTCTTAGATGACGATTCTCTCTGCTGCTTGCTCAGTTCCTGGAGCTGTCCGATTTGTTTATTCAAACTACTCAAGTCTGTCTTGATGATATTTGTCAGCTCGTCTATTTCCAACTGTCTGTCATCGAAAATCGACTTTTTCTTTGCCACTGCAGCGAAAATTACCTcgttaatttaacaaaaaaagtaaattaaattatgatactaaagttagccgacgtctaataacttttggattttcttttagacggtaaattataaaaaaaaaaaattgaaaaaaattgcacttgtagtcttttcaattttctatatgtgcatatttttatttttttttttcttcaaatttcactgttaaaaaaaaatcaaaaaatttataattatctgctaactttaggatcgtaattaaattccctgattaaacaacagaattcgatcgaattaaacagaattcaatttttaaatctgtttaattcagataaattctgttaattcggtacctaacttaaaaatgaattctgtttaattcggcaggaaaaccagaatttgtccaaattaaaacgaatttaaataattctattcggttttattctgattaattcgaaaataattcatgatcctgaagttagcagacaattaaaaattttaggatttcAATTTGAATGATCAAAtttgaagaagaaaaaaaactgaaaaaatgcacatgtagaaaattaaaaagcctagaagtgcatttttttttaaatatttttttttttataatttgtcgtttttcaaaaaatccaaaaattatgagacgtcggctaacttcagtatcataaataattctccgatttctggttctgaatccgaattaaactgaactaaaacgaatttgaaatttttaaatcgtttttattctgtttaattcaaattcaaattttcaattcagtttaattctgttttgcaaaattcgacagaatacaacagaattaaaatttttaattcggtcgaatttaattgtttaatcaGACTTCCCCACTTACGTATTGCGAGTTTCTCTAGTTTGGCATAAGTGCTGGCgatattttttccaatattttTGGCGATCATCATAAACTGGGAGTAGCTCTGAAAATGTTTGCCCTGAGACGGACTCCTGGCAGACGTTCTCGTCATGGTTCTGCCCTGCATCGTCTTGATGGCATTCGCAAACTCATTGCTCCTGTCACGGGACGTCATGATtggaatataattataatttgaatttgaatttgaattctcTTTATTGTCACTGTCTATTTGCCAGTTCTCTGTCTTCCCATTTCCTGATACCTGCCCGTAAAATGTCCCACCAAATTTACGTTGATCGGTAGATGATGTCAATGGAGCATCGTCTAGGTCTCCAGTAACTCGTCTCCTTCGTGCTGACATTTCATGCTCAGTAACCTACAAGTCAATCGTAGGaattagattaaaaaataacgtaCTGcgtattatcaattaaaaagaTTTTGATTGCTATTGGAAAGTGACacatcatcatcgtcattaGGTTAGACGTTGATATTTATctggattaaaatttatacatttatgtTTATGtgcttataataatttgttattaaaaatgcTGTCGAATTACTTGTAAGAGACATCAGTTGTTGGAATGAAATGTCTGGTATTTGGGTCAAACTTGATATGATAACAGCTGCTGATGTCAGCTCGC
The DNA window shown above is from Microplitis mediator isolate UGA2020A chromosome 1, iyMicMedi2.1, whole genome shotgun sequence and carries:
- the LOC130678204 gene encoding syntaxin-5 — translated: MSARRRRVTGDLDDAPLTSSTDQRKFGGTFYGQVSGNGKTENWQIDSDNKENSNSNSNYNYIPIMTSRDRSNEFANAIKTMQGRTMTRTSARSPSQGKHFQSYSQFMMIAKNIGKNIASTYAKLEKLAILAKKKSIFDDRQLEIDELTNIIKTDLSSLNKQIGQLQELSKQQRESSSKSHHIASHSSSVVVTLQSKLANMSNHFKNVLEVRSENMREEQNRRQQFTQGRVNTKLPLTGGHQSSLLLEEQDNRSNTVSVNIEPMGQMMMQQAMRDDTDSYVMSRAETMQNIESTIVELGGIFQQLAHMVKEQEEMVERIDTNIEDTELNVEAAHTEILKYFQSVTNNRWLMIKIFGVLVFFFIFFVIFLA